From the genome of Oscillospiraceae bacterium:
TCATCTGCCCTTGTCAGCCGGCTGCGGCTTTTGCGCGCTGGAAAAGGGCCTAAGAGGGGGAACTGACAACATGAGCCAAAAAAAGATACCGCTCCGTTTTCATAAAGACGGGACGTTTCGGATTATGCAAATTGCTGACATACAGGAAAGTCCTGTGGTCTGTGGGGATACACTGAAATTTTTAAATGCCGCACTGGAAAAGGAAAAACCCGACCTGGTGGTTTTGACCGGCGACCAGCTGAAAGGGTACAGTGTCTATTTTCATATGCCCGGCGGCACCGAAAGGGTCAGCACAACACTGGAAAAGATTATGGAGCCGATTGCGTCTCACCATGTACCGTTTTTAGTCACGTTTGGCAATCACGACATCACCGCCGGCCTTTCCAAACAGCAGCAGATGTATTATTACCTGCAGTACCCGGAATGTATCAACACGGTTAAAGATGCCGAAGACTGCGCTACCTGCTGCACCACGATTTCCGGCCAAGACGGAAAACCGGCCTTTGCTGTTTATATGCTCGACACCAACGCCGATCGCTTTGCCCCGCTGCTGCCACAGCAAATTGACTGGTACCGCGAAACCCGCACCCGCCTGAAAGAAGCAAACGGCGGCAGGTATCTTCCTTCACTAGTGTTTCAGCACATTCCGGTACCGGAATTTTACGAGTTT
Proteins encoded in this window:
- a CDS encoding metallophosphoesterase family protein; this encodes MSQKKIPLRFHKDGTFRIMQIADIQESPVVCGDTLKFLNAALEKEKPDLVVLTGDQLKGYSVYFHMPGGTERVSTTLEKIMEPIASHHVPFLVTFGNHDITAGLSKQQQMYYYLQYPECINTVKDAEDCATCCTTISGQDGKPAFAVYMLDTNADRFAPLLPQQIDWYRETRTRLKEANGGRYLPSLVFQHIPVPEFYEFLQEVPKGTADCIEAFGSRRGHFYALDQTKVYGGSLGEAPCVPERNSGELAALTEAGDVVGLYVGHDHRNSFWGPLHGIDAGYAPCCGFNTYGPGFDRAVRMFTLHEKEPRRYETQLVSYSDLFGFSVSNPMRNLFLDKTPATPEQVLSILLKTAAVTGTAACLLHQREHRHSR